The following proteins come from a genomic window of Pseudomonas sp. MAG733B:
- a CDS encoding DUF1254 domain-containing protein, which produces MPLPSFSQTQSLSSPENLHNRMLERRAVEAAVWGMPLVNFDAMRQAYFRDAGARYNDVMYWSRPSDWKNQTTTPNHSTIYVMTFVNLKDGPVVLDIPATTTAGLYGAVLDAWTIPLLNVGSRGQDQGKGGRYLMLPPGYKGEVPAGFIPIQSSTYNNYTLLRVITQTTSTQDLANGVDYLKTLKVYPLEQAQTPASNRYIDVADKVFEAIARYDASFYDSLARMVSEEPVQDRDMSMMGQLNALGIGKGLDFKADAQRQKLLDAAIGEAHAYMMDGYARSGIEVWEGRRKWRSLAGPKQAIGTKLTFIEPGQGVYLDERAFAWFAMFGPIVPPGPQVYMKSYETGKGEPLDGSQSYRLTIPANAPARDFWALDVYDARTAGFIREARVVGLDSYNQQMKKNPDGSVDLYFGPKPPTGHEANWISTQAGQPFFTMFRIYGPQQPMVDRSWVLSDIEKLD; this is translated from the coding sequence GTGCCGCTGCCGTCATTCAGCCAGACCCAGTCACTTTCAAGCCCTGAAAACCTGCACAACCGCATGCTCGAACGTCGCGCTGTTGAAGCGGCGGTCTGGGGCATGCCACTGGTCAACTTCGATGCCATGCGCCAAGCCTATTTCCGCGATGCCGGCGCGCGCTACAACGATGTCATGTACTGGTCGCGACCTTCGGACTGGAAGAACCAGACCACCACACCCAACCATTCCACCATTTACGTAATGACCTTCGTCAACCTGAAGGACGGCCCTGTGGTGCTGGATATTCCGGCAACCACCACGGCTGGCCTCTATGGCGCGGTACTCGATGCGTGGACCATTCCATTGCTCAATGTTGGCAGTCGCGGCCAGGATCAGGGCAAAGGCGGGCGCTACCTGATGCTGCCACCGGGTTATAAAGGTGAAGTGCCGGCCGGTTTCATTCCTATCCAAAGCAGCACCTACAACAACTACACCTTGTTGAGGGTCATCACTCAAACCACCAGCACTCAGGACTTGGCGAATGGCGTCGACTACCTGAAAACCTTGAAAGTTTACCCACTTGAGCAGGCGCAGACACCGGCCTCCAACCGCTACATAGACGTGGCCGACAAAGTCTTTGAAGCCATCGCCCGCTATGACGCCAGCTTCTACGACTCATTGGCGCGGATGGTCAGCGAAGAACCGGTGCAGGATCGTGACATGAGCATGATGGGGCAATTGAATGCGCTGGGCATTGGTAAAGGTCTGGACTTCAAGGCCGACGCCCAGCGTCAGAAACTTCTCGACGCGGCCATCGGTGAAGCACACGCTTACATGATGGACGGCTACGCCCGATCGGGTATCGAGGTTTGGGAAGGACGACGTAAATGGCGCTCACTGGCCGGGCCAAAGCAGGCGATTGGCACCAAACTGACGTTCATCGAGCCGGGGCAGGGTGTCTATCTGGACGAGCGGGCTTTTGCCTGGTTTGCCATGTTCGGCCCCATCGTGCCGCCGGGGCCACAGGTGTACATGAAAAGCTACGAAACCGGCAAAGGCGAGCCCCTTGATGGCAGCCAGAGCTACCGCTTGACCATCCCGGCCAACGCGCCGGCACGGGATTTCTGGGCGCTCGATGTGTACGACGCGCGTACTGCCGGGTTCATCCGCGAGGCGAGGGTAGTCGGGCTTGACTCCTACAACCAGCAGATGAAGAAGAACCCCGATGGCAGCGTCGATCTGTACTTCGGGCCGAAACCGCCGACCGGGCATGAAGCCAACTGGATCAGCACTCAGGCTGGCCAGCCGTTCTTCACCATGTTCCGGATCTATGGACCGCAACAGCCGATGGTCGACCGCAGTTGGGTGTTGAGTGACATCGAAAAACTCGATTGA
- a CDS encoding acyl-CoA dehydrogenase family protein — protein sequence MTDAQRLSIDSMRTFVQREIAPVASLLRHAAAPRDQLLELTQAVAEFGLPGMVVTRSLGGHGVDWVTQGRLFEELAAGSVELACQVLLNTLATTLVMQHPALAERYLPELIAGRRLVGITRNGPTSALHGRRKGDEWLIDGRCDNVSASLQTDLLICAVREHSKSSSWILLDRSEDRFEIRHYHDVEGEKHMCLQITQARLPTQRWLGDAAPASLMTRHVLDTFKLHEAVIQLARGQALLDASMSRASHNTQFGRPIAAQHLVAMQFAELATQLDAARLMCGLGFAQLDADRLDGNIASRARLLTAEIAQRIERRISRIDSSNVPQNNNPNWPHNGGPLALLSESIAEDAQRIAEGLIGELP from the coding sequence ATGACAGATGCCCAAAGGCTTTCAATCGACAGCATGCGCACCTTTGTGCAGCGTGAAATTGCACCCGTCGCCAGTCTATTGCGCCACGCCGCAGCACCGCGCGATCAGCTGCTGGAACTCACTCAGGCGGTCGCCGAGTTCGGCTTGCCTGGCATGGTGGTGACCAGGTCCCTCGGAGGTCACGGCGTCGACTGGGTGACCCAGGGCAGACTGTTCGAAGAGTTGGCAGCAGGCAGTGTCGAACTTGCCTGTCAGGTATTGCTCAATACGCTCGCAACGACGCTGGTGATGCAGCATCCGGCGCTGGCTGAGCGCTATCTCCCCGAGTTGATCGCTGGCCGCAGACTTGTCGGAATCACCCGGAACGGCCCGACCAGTGCACTGCACGGTCGACGCAAAGGCGACGAGTGGCTCATTGACGGCAGATGCGACAACGTCAGCGCAAGCCTGCAGACCGACTTGCTCATTTGTGCGGTTCGCGAACACTCGAAGTCTTCCTCATGGATATTGCTGGATCGCTCGGAAGACCGCTTCGAGATCCGTCATTACCACGATGTTGAAGGTGAGAAGCACATGTGCCTGCAGATCACTCAGGCCCGACTCCCGACACAGCGCTGGCTCGGCGATGCAGCCCCTGCCTCGCTGATGACACGCCATGTGCTGGATACATTCAAATTGCATGAAGCGGTGATCCAATTGGCCCGTGGTCAGGCGTTGCTCGATGCATCGATGTCCCGGGCCAGCCACAACACGCAGTTCGGTCGCCCGATTGCCGCCCAGCACCTCGTGGCCATGCAGTTCGCCGAACTCGCCACCCAACTGGATGCTGCCCGACTGATGTGCGGGTTGGGTTTTGCGCAACTCGATGCCGATCGCCTGGATGGCAATATCGCCAGCCGCGCACGGTTGTTGACGGCCGAGATCGCGCAACGTATCGAACGGCGTATCAGCCGGATCGACAGCAGCAACGTCCCTCAGAACAACAACCCGAATTGGCCACACAACGGCGGACCGCTGGCTCTTCTCAGCGAGAGTATTGCCGAGGATGCGCAACGAATCGCCGAAGGCCTGATCGGCGAGTTGCCCTGA